The following are from one region of the Hymenobacter sp. YIM 151858-1 genome:
- a CDS encoding tetratricopeptide repeat protein, whose translation MKYPVLMGALAALLLSATAPAVAQKAKTKVKGAGAAELSVAARRLLPLFGGLTPQAAQQLVGEPYLKGLEQSFPSRAEASQFFANKGYEYLTEGQADTARYRFNLAWLLDPKNPEAYRGLGLLAATTSPDQAIGLFGQGLALAPNNAQLLTDLGSSYLLRYSQTKKAKDLKTAEEQLRKALAADANSAYAWQQLAWVQYYQNEYAGAWESLHKGSTLNFSGVDFELVTSLKDKMPDPKGLFK comes from the coding sequence ATGAAATACCCTGTATTGATGGGGGCGCTGGCAGCCCTGTTGCTGAGCGCAACTGCCCCCGCCGTGGCCCAAAAGGCCAAAACCAAAGTAAAAGGCGCCGGTGCGGCCGAGCTGTCGGTGGCGGCGCGGCGGCTGTTGCCGCTGTTTGGCGGCCTCACGCCGCAAGCCGCTCAGCAACTGGTGGGCGAGCCGTACCTCAAAGGCCTGGAGCAGAGCTTTCCGTCGCGGGCCGAGGCTAGCCAGTTTTTCGCCAACAAAGGCTACGAATACCTCACCGAGGGCCAGGCCGATACGGCCCGCTACCGCTTTAACCTGGCCTGGCTGCTCGATCCTAAAAACCCCGAAGCCTACCGCGGCCTGGGCTTGCTGGCCGCCACCACTTCGCCCGATCAGGCCATCGGCTTGTTCGGGCAAGGCCTGGCGCTGGCTCCCAACAATGCCCAGCTGCTTACCGACCTAGGCAGCAGCTACCTGCTGCGCTACAGCCAAACCAAAAAGGCCAAAGACCTGAAGACGGCCGAGGAGCAACTGCGCAAAGCCCTGGCCGCCGATGCCAACAGCGCCTACGCCTGGCAGCAGCTGGCGTGGGTGCAGTACTACCAAAACGAGTATGCCGGGGCCTGGGAGTCGTTGCACAAGGGCAGCACGCTCAATTTCAGCGGCGTCGACTTTGAGCTCGTAACCAGCCTCAAGGACAAAATGCCCGACCCCAAGGGCTTGTTTAAGTAG
- a CDS encoding outer membrane beta-barrel protein, which translates to MRITNLLLGAALLAPLAAAAQAPRRHFDAQGRAFFRGPLRLSAGGGIALYNGDLTASLGDNFIGPAGQLGLIYTWRPHWSVGGEATAFQIGARDQLPERNLAFRGNNLAVAAFVRYEPLRDPSWYAGTRNRFAPVKPFLKAGVGYLLYNPKAYNGTERPTNSTTYLAAERPDYTATAITIPVGGGLSFFLTRRFWLTAEAAYGFTTTDHLDDISQRGNPDRNDGYGTVTLKLEYQLGE; encoded by the coding sequence GTGCGCATCACCAACTTATTGCTCGGGGCGGCCTTGTTGGCGCCGCTGGCAGCCGCGGCCCAGGCCCCGCGCCGCCACTTCGACGCGCAAGGCCGCGCTTTCTTCCGCGGGCCGTTGCGTCTATCGGCAGGGGGCGGCATTGCCCTGTACAACGGCGACCTGACCGCGAGCCTGGGCGACAACTTTATCGGGCCGGCCGGGCAGCTGGGCCTGATCTACACCTGGCGCCCGCACTGGAGCGTGGGCGGCGAGGCCACCGCGTTTCAGATCGGCGCCCGCGACCAACTGCCCGAGCGCAACCTGGCCTTCAGAGGCAACAACCTGGCCGTGGCAGCCTTTGTGCGCTACGAGCCCCTGCGCGACCCATCGTGGTACGCCGGAACGCGCAACCGCTTTGCCCCTGTAAAGCCTTTCCTGAAAGCCGGGGTGGGCTACCTGCTGTACAACCCCAAGGCCTACAACGGCACCGAGCGCCCCACCAACTCCACCACTTACCTTGCGGCCGAGCGCCCCGACTACACCGCCACCGCCATTACCATACCCGTGGGCGGCGGCCTGTCGTTTTTCCTGACGCGGCGGTTCTGGCTTACGGCCGAGGCAGCGTACGGCTTCACCACCACCGACCACCTCGACGACATCAGCCAGCGCGGCAACCCCGACCGCAACGACGGCTACGGCACCGTTACCCTGAAGCTCGAGTATCAGCTAGGTGAGTAG
- a CDS encoding SDR family oxidoreductase produces MPFPADAATRWSLQGRVFLVTGASAGIGAAVAAELMGFGATVVAAARRPEPLQQAVAAWQQQGLDAHAMPADVSTPLGRQTLVEQVQAQFGRLDGLVNNVGTNIRKPTTAYSDDEYRHVMQTNLDSAFHLCQLAHPLLKASGQGSVVNISSVAGLTAVRTGAVYAMTKAAMVQLTRYLAAEWAPDGIRVNCVAPWYISTPLAAGVLSNESYLQEVLGRTPMRRIGEPHEVAAAVAFLSLPAASYITGQTLSVDGGFVGYGF; encoded by the coding sequence ATGCCTTTTCCCGCTGATGCGGCCACGCGGTGGTCGTTGCAAGGCCGTGTTTTTCTGGTAACGGGCGCTTCGGCCGGCATTGGCGCGGCGGTAGCGGCCGAGCTGATGGGTTTTGGCGCCACGGTGGTAGCGGCCGCGCGCCGGCCCGAGCCGCTGCAGCAGGCCGTGGCCGCTTGGCAGCAGCAAGGCCTCGATGCCCACGCCATGCCCGCCGACGTGAGCACGCCCCTAGGTCGGCAAACCCTGGTGGAGCAGGTGCAGGCGCAGTTTGGCCGGCTCGATGGGCTGGTAAACAACGTAGGCACCAACATCCGCAAGCCCACCACGGCCTACTCCGACGACGAGTACCGCCACGTGATGCAAACCAACCTCGATTCGGCTTTTCACCTGTGCCAGTTGGCCCACCCCTTGCTGAAAGCCAGCGGGCAGGGCAGCGTGGTAAATATTTCGTCGGTGGCGGGGCTTACGGCTGTGCGCACCGGCGCCGTGTACGCCATGACGAAAGCTGCTATGGTGCAACTCACGCGCTACCTGGCTGCCGAGTGGGCCCCCGATGGCATCCGGGTAAACTGCGTGGCGCCGTGGTACATCAGCACGCCGCTGGCCGCCGGGGTGCTCAGCAACGAGAGCTACCTGCAAGAGGTGCTCGGCCGCACGCCCATGCGCCGCATCGGCGAGCCGCACGAAGTAGCCGCGGCGGTGGCTTTCCTGAGCCTGCCCGCCGCCAGCTACATCACCGGCCAGACGCTTTCGGTTGACGGAGGCTTTGTGGGCTACGGTTTCTGA
- a CDS encoding ATP-grasp domain-containing protein produces the protein MHLALVSCDALAQYAATNVAAEDQQLADYLRARGIQVSYVSWTDPSVQWEAFDVAVLKSPWDYFERPAEFHNWLNELDARGVRLLNPTGIVRHNADKLYLRDMEQAGVPIVPTHWLPRGSRVEPAALLAELGTERLVLKPTVSGGAKDTFALGLAEAQAAQEQLQALVDEADFMAQPFLPQIQTSGEWSLVFFGGQLSHCVRKTPKSGDFRVQHFHGGAIHTETPPAPILAVAQDIVARFAEDCLYARVDGVEAPDGGFWLMELEMIEPFLYMDSAGEAAYQRYYEALRRLTQPSEVAAH, from the coding sequence ATGCACCTTGCCTTAGTTTCTTGCGATGCGCTGGCCCAGTACGCCGCTACCAACGTAGCCGCCGAAGACCAGCAGCTTGCCGATTACCTCCGCGCCCGCGGCATACAGGTTTCGTACGTTTCCTGGACGGACCCCAGCGTGCAATGGGAAGCCTTCGACGTGGCCGTACTAAAGTCGCCGTGGGACTACTTCGAGCGCCCGGCCGAGTTCCACAACTGGCTGAACGAGCTCGACGCCCGCGGCGTGCGCCTGCTCAACCCCACCGGCATTGTGCGCCACAACGCCGATAAGCTGTACCTGCGCGACATGGAGCAGGCCGGCGTACCTATCGTGCCCACGCACTGGCTGCCCCGCGGCAGCCGCGTGGAGCCCGCCGCCCTGCTGGCCGAACTCGGTACCGAGCGCCTCGTACTGAAGCCCACCGTGAGCGGTGGCGCTAAGGATACCTTTGCCCTAGGTCTGGCCGAGGCCCAAGCCGCCCAGGAGCAGCTGCAGGCTTTGGTTGACGAAGCCGATTTCATGGCCCAACCCTTCCTGCCTCAAATCCAGACCTCGGGCGAGTGGTCGTTGGTGTTTTTTGGCGGGCAGCTGAGCCACTGCGTGCGCAAAACCCCCAAGTCGGGCGACTTCCGGGTGCAGCACTTCCACGGCGGCGCCATCCACACCGAAACGCCGCCCGCGCCTATTCTGGCCGTAGCGCAAGACATCGTCGCTCGGTTTGCTGAGGACTGCCTGTATGCCCGCGTCGATGGGGTAGAGGCGCCCGACGGCGGTTTCTGGCTGATGGAGTTGGAAATGATTGAGCCCTTCCTGTACATGGATTCGGCGGGCGAGGCGGCGTACCAGCGCTACTACGAGGCGTTGCGGCGCCTTACGCAGCCAAGCGAGGTGGCCGCGCATTAG
- a CDS encoding M4 family metallopeptidase: MLYKYSALGLALLGSAAAMAQTGPRPTGRINAADGMPELVHFSAAGARYQDARAALRATLPLTSHDEMRVARLETDGAGIKHERFQQYFKGVKVENATYTAHSRNGEVEVISGDFEQLPTTLEVRPAVSAEAALQSAMRYVRARRYMWQMPNEAEFARESEGKSTFKPSGELVIMRNTLSMDAAKAGQPTLAWKLDVYAAEPVSRAHIYVDAQTGEVISQNDIIKHAATTASFATAYSGTRSLANESYTTSTGATAYRLRSYTRGLGIETYNCRKGNSYTSAVDFTDADNSWTEYNNANFDNVAGDAHFGAQATYDYWKNVHGRNSYDNAGAKIKSYIHFDDTPGDGVGYENAYWNGSVMTYGDGATRFRPLTSLDVCAHEIGHAVCEKTANLVYSNESGAMNEGFSDIWGACIEAYAVGTLGATSSGVKAKSTWLIGEEIDKQRAALRSMSDPNSQSQPDTYKGTYWYTGTGDNGGVHTNSGVLNHWFYRLAVGGSGTNDIGSAFNVTGIGIDAAAKIAYRTESVYLTSSSTYASARTYSIQAAKDLYGAGSAQEIAVTNAWYAVGVGAAYGGGSTTPPPTTVTYCASKGSTTYEWIDLVQLGSINRTSGANGGYYDGTALSTSVAAGSSQTIYFSAGFASTAYTEYWKVYIDYNKNGVFTDAGELVVSGSSSSTGTLSASFTVPTTAKSGATRLRVVMSDNSATTSCNTYSYGETEDYTVNITGGTAIAATTVASLTGTEALGNEEARTARVFPNPANDFLNIALPGNMAVQSVQVFDARGAEVQVRVLERGQLDVSNLRAGIYQLSISDGQKAFRSRFVKQ, encoded by the coding sequence ATGCTCTACAAATACTCTGCCCTTGGGCTAGCCTTGCTAGGTAGTGCCGCCGCTATGGCGCAAACGGGCCCGCGCCCCACCGGGCGCATCAACGCGGCCGATGGCATGCCCGAGCTGGTGCATTTCTCGGCTGCCGGTGCCCGCTACCAGGATGCCCGCGCCGCCTTGCGCGCCACGCTGCCCCTCACCAGCCACGACGAAATGCGCGTCGCCCGCCTCGAAACCGACGGCGCCGGCATCAAGCACGAACGCTTTCAGCAGTATTTCAAGGGCGTGAAGGTGGAAAACGCTACCTACACCGCCCACAGCCGCAACGGCGAGGTGGAGGTAATCAGCGGCGACTTTGAGCAGCTGCCCACCACCCTGGAGGTGCGCCCGGCCGTATCGGCCGAGGCCGCGCTGCAGTCGGCCATGCGCTACGTGCGGGCCCGCCGCTACATGTGGCAAATGCCCAACGAGGCCGAGTTTGCGCGCGAATCGGAAGGCAAGAGCACGTTTAAGCCCAGCGGCGAGCTGGTAATCATGCGCAATACGCTGAGCATGGATGCCGCCAAAGCCGGCCAGCCCACGCTGGCCTGGAAGCTCGACGTGTACGCCGCCGAGCCCGTGAGCCGCGCCCACATTTACGTGGATGCCCAAACCGGCGAGGTAATTTCGCAGAACGACATCATCAAGCACGCGGCCACTACGGCCTCGTTTGCTACGGCTTACAGCGGCACCCGCTCGCTGGCCAACGAAAGCTACACCACCAGCACAGGCGCCACGGCCTACCGCCTGCGCTCCTACACCCGCGGCCTGGGCATCGAAACCTACAACTGCCGCAAGGGCAACAGCTACACCTCGGCGGTTGACTTTACCGATGCCGACAACAGCTGGACGGAGTACAACAACGCCAACTTCGACAACGTAGCCGGCGACGCGCACTTTGGCGCGCAGGCCACCTACGATTACTGGAAGAACGTGCACGGCCGCAACTCCTACGACAACGCCGGCGCCAAAATCAAGAGCTACATCCACTTCGACGACACGCCGGGCGACGGCGTAGGCTACGAAAACGCTTACTGGAACGGCTCGGTAATGACCTACGGCGACGGCGCCACGCGCTTCCGCCCGCTGACCTCGCTCGACGTGTGCGCCCACGAAATTGGCCACGCCGTGTGCGAAAAAACCGCCAACCTGGTGTACTCCAACGAGTCGGGCGCGATGAACGAAGGCTTCTCCGACATTTGGGGCGCCTGCATCGAGGCCTACGCCGTGGGCACGCTGGGCGCTACCTCGTCGGGCGTGAAGGCTAAATCGACCTGGCTGATCGGCGAAGAAATCGACAAGCAGCGCGCGGCGCTGCGCTCGATGAGCGACCCGAACTCGCAAAGCCAGCCCGATACCTACAAAGGTACCTACTGGTATACCGGCACCGGCGACAACGGCGGCGTGCACACCAACTCGGGCGTGCTCAATCACTGGTTCTACCGCCTGGCGGTGGGTGGCTCGGGCACCAACGACATCGGCAGTGCTTTCAACGTAACCGGCATCGGCATTGATGCCGCCGCCAAAATTGCCTACCGTACCGAAAGCGTGTACCTCACCTCGTCGAGCACCTACGCTTCGGCCCGTACCTACTCCATTCAGGCGGCCAAAGACCTGTACGGCGCCGGCTCGGCCCAGGAAATTGCCGTTACCAACGCGTGGTACGCCGTGGGTGTAGGCGCCGCTTACGGCGGTGGCAGCACCACGCCGCCCCCCACCACGGTTACGTACTGCGCCAGCAAAGGCAGTACCACCTACGAGTGGATTGACCTGGTACAGCTCGGCTCGATTAACCGCACCTCGGGCGCCAACGGCGGCTACTACGACGGCACGGCCCTGAGCACCTCGGTGGCAGCCGGCTCGTCGCAAACCATCTACTTCTCGGCGGGCTTTGCCTCCACGGCCTACACCGAGTATTGGAAGGTGTACATCGACTACAACAAGAACGGCGTGTTTACCGATGCCGGCGAACTGGTGGTATCCGGCTCGAGCAGCAGCACGGGTACGCTGAGCGCCAGCTTCACGGTGCCCACCACGGCCAAGAGCGGCGCTACCCGCCTGCGCGTGGTGATGAGCGACAACTCGGCCACCACCAGCTGCAACACCTACAGCTACGGCGAAACTGAGGACTACACCGTCAACATCACGGGCGGTACGGCCATTGCCGCCACCACCGTGGCCTCGCTCACGGGCACCGAAGCCCTCGGCAACGAAGAAGCCCGCACGGCCCGCGTATTCCCGAACCCGGCCAACGACTTCCTCAACATTGCGCTACCCGGCAACATGGCGGTGCAGTCGGTGCAGGTGTTTGATGCCCGCGGCGCCGAAGTACAGGTGCGCGTGCTGGAGCGCGGTCAGCTCGACGTGAGCAACCTGCGCGCCGGCATCTACCAGCTCAGCATTTCGGACGGGCAAAAGGCCTTCCGCTCGCGTTTCGTGAAGCAGTAA
- a CDS encoding amidohydrolase: MFRLPVLLAAAAGLLALHPAPAAAQKKNPLAGRIDALSARVEPQVIAWRRDIHEHPELGNRETRTAGIVAAELKRLGLEVQTGVGKTGVVGLLRGGKPGPVVALRADMDALPVTEDRKVPFASKERTQYNGQEVGIMHACGHDSHVAMLLGTANVLSQLKNDLHGTVKFIFQPAEEGPPAGEEGGAALMVKEGVLDNPKVDAVFGLHINAQTEVGQVKYRAGGMMASADVFQIRVKGKSAHGAYPWLAVDPVVTASQIVVALQSIVSREVQLTEDAAVVTVGMIHGGVRNNIIPEQVELQGTLRALNAQTRAQLAQSVRRVATNIAEAAGATAEVEVRAAAPLTYNDPRLLQQALPTLRNVAGASAVSEMKAVTGAEDFGCYQEKVPGLYLYLGGMPKGADPAATAPHHTPGFFLDESGFGLGVRTLSNLAVDYLGGKMK; the protein is encoded by the coding sequence ATGTTCCGCCTTCCTGTTTTATTGGCCGCTGCTGCCGGGCTGCTGGCCTTGCACCCGGCTCCGGCCGCGGCCCAAAAGAAAAACCCCTTGGCCGGGCGCATCGACGCGCTTTCGGCCCGCGTAGAGCCCCAGGTAATTGCCTGGCGCCGCGATATTCACGAGCACCCCGAGCTGGGCAACCGCGAAACCCGCACGGCCGGCATTGTGGCCGCCGAGCTGAAGCGCCTGGGCCTGGAGGTGCAAACCGGCGTGGGCAAAACCGGCGTGGTCGGGCTGCTGCGCGGCGGCAAGCCCGGCCCCGTGGTGGCCCTGCGCGCCGACATGGACGCCCTGCCCGTGACGGAAGACCGCAAAGTGCCGTTTGCCTCGAAGGAGCGCACCCAGTACAACGGCCAGGAGGTAGGCATTATGCACGCCTGCGGCCACGACAGCCACGTGGCCATGCTGCTGGGCACCGCCAACGTGCTTAGCCAGCTGAAAAACGACCTGCACGGCACCGTGAAGTTCATTTTCCAGCCCGCCGAAGAAGGCCCGCCCGCAGGCGAGGAAGGCGGCGCTGCCCTAATGGTGAAAGAAGGCGTGCTCGACAACCCCAAGGTGGATGCCGTGTTCGGGCTGCACATCAATGCCCAAACCGAGGTAGGGCAGGTGAAGTACCGCGCCGGCGGCATGATGGCCAGCGCCGACGTGTTCCAGATTCGCGTAAAGGGCAAGTCGGCGCACGGGGCGTACCCGTGGCTGGCCGTCGATCCGGTGGTTACGGCTTCGCAGATTGTGGTAGCCCTGCAAAGCATTGTAAGCCGCGAGGTGCAGCTGACGGAAGATGCGGCCGTGGTAACCGTGGGCATGATTCACGGGGGCGTGCGCAACAACATTATTCCGGAGCAAGTGGAGCTGCAAGGCACCTTGCGCGCCCTGAATGCCCAAACCCGCGCGCAGCTGGCCCAGAGCGTGCGCCGCGTGGCCACCAACATTGCCGAAGCCGCCGGCGCTACCGCCGAGGTGGAGGTGCGCGCCGCCGCCCCGCTTACCTACAACGACCCGCGCCTGCTGCAGCAAGCCCTGCCCACCCTGCGCAACGTGGCCGGCGCCAGCGCCGTGAGCGAGATGAAAGCCGTAACCGGCGCCGAGGATTTTGGCTGCTATCAGGAAAAAGTGCCCGGCCTGTACCTGTACCTTGGCGGCATGCCCAAGGGCGCCGACCCCGCCGCCACCGCCCCGCACCACACGCCCGGCTTCTTTCTCGATGAAAGCGGCTTTGGCCTGGGCGTACGTACCCTCTCGAACCTCGCCGTTGATTACCTCGGTGGCAAGATGAAGTAG
- a CDS encoding phytanoyl-CoA dioxygenase family protein codes for MQLSADYPRFCLRNSQLSHEQKAFFQRRGFLHFRQFAAPEAVQGLLQAIAELEQQWLQAGPTKINGVPIKYGHDADGTRMVQRFAFASQHSPRLHAFLQDTRLRALLGLLDAPGARMGENEKNGLVVNHYVNVPGSTFAHMGWHTDALRDVFEGRRIGAMLNVGIHLDDCPAANGGLRVLPGTHCQSLRELLFRKKYFASHEADPNELAIETQAGDLTVHDGRLWHRVARSPLVGAASRRRVLYVPIVAGPYQPKHAAAPTPLYLRFLHLLK; via the coding sequence ATGCAGCTCTCTGCCGATTATCCCCGCTTCTGCTTACGCAATTCGCAACTCTCGCACGAGCAAAAAGCCTTTTTTCAGCGGCGCGGCTTTCTTCATTTTCGGCAATTTGCTGCACCCGAAGCCGTGCAAGGGCTGCTGCAGGCCATTGCAGAATTGGAGCAGCAATGGCTGCAGGCGGGCCCCACCAAAATCAACGGAGTGCCCATTAAGTACGGCCACGATGCAGACGGCACGCGCATGGTGCAGCGCTTTGCGTTTGCCTCGCAGCACAGCCCCCGGCTGCACGCATTTTTGCAGGATACACGCCTGCGGGCATTGCTCGGGCTGCTTGATGCACCTGGCGCCCGCATGGGCGAAAACGAGAAGAACGGCCTGGTAGTAAACCACTACGTGAACGTGCCGGGCAGCACGTTTGCGCACATGGGCTGGCACACCGATGCCCTGCGCGACGTATTCGAGGGGCGGCGCATTGGGGCTATGCTGAACGTGGGCATTCACCTCGACGACTGCCCCGCGGCCAACGGCGGCTTGCGCGTGCTGCCGGGCACACACTGCCAAAGCCTGCGCGAGCTGCTGTTTCGCAAAAAGTACTTCGCCAGCCACGAGGCCGACCCTAACGAGCTGGCCATCGAAACCCAGGCCGGCGACCTGACCGTGCACGACGGCCGCTTGTGGCACCGTGTAGCCCGCTCGCCCTTAGTGGGGGCCGCGTCGCGCCGCCGCGTGCTGTACGTGCCCATTGTGGCGGGCCCGTATCAGCCCAAACACGCCGCGGCACCTACGCCCTTGTACCTGCGCTTTTTGCACCTGCTGAAGTAA
- a CDS encoding WG repeat-containing protein: MKRIFWLPLALALSYAAAAQPAPARLVPCRKGNQWGYADRQGRVVLPLRYDEAGPFVDEVAWVRVGACYGYIDGAGNPLTPMHFEQASNFQQGRATVVLRGETFDIDVSGRRLAEPREQPEEDYLAQGDPLRRNGKVGFRFSVGDAVVPPVYDEVQDLYHDGLLLVRQGPKWGVVDNRGRQRLPLSFDNIRATEQNGYAYPIVEQQGRFGYLGPSGKLIIKPKYAAAEPFVAGVARVVTPEGKVGYVDDAGREYFD, translated from the coding sequence ATGAAACGCATTTTCTGGCTGCCGTTGGCCTTGGCGCTTAGCTATGCGGCCGCGGCCCAGCCCGCCCCCGCTCGCCTGGTACCGTGCCGCAAGGGCAACCAATGGGGCTACGCCGACCGCCAGGGCCGCGTGGTGCTGCCCCTGCGCTACGACGAAGCCGGCCCGTTTGTGGACGAAGTGGCCTGGGTGCGCGTTGGTGCGTGCTACGGCTACATCGACGGCGCCGGCAACCCGCTCACGCCCATGCACTTCGAGCAGGCCTCCAACTTTCAGCAGGGCCGTGCCACGGTGGTGCTGCGCGGCGAAACCTTCGACATCGACGTATCGGGCCGCCGGCTGGCCGAGCCCCGCGAGCAACCCGAGGAGGATTACCTGGCCCAGGGCGACCCGCTCCGCCGCAACGGCAAAGTGGGCTTCCGGTTTTCCGTCGGCGACGCCGTGGTGCCGCCCGTGTACGACGAAGTGCAGGACCTGTACCACGACGGCCTGCTGCTGGTGCGCCAGGGCCCCAAGTGGGGCGTGGTAGATAACCGCGGCCGCCAACGCTTGCCCCTCTCCTTCGACAACATTCGGGCTACCGAGCAAAACGGCTACGCCTACCCCATTGTGGAGCAGCAAGGCCGGTTTGGCTACCTAGGGCCCAGCGGCAAGCTCATCATCAAGCCCAAGTACGCTGCTGCCGAGCCCTTTGTAGCCGGCGTGGCCCGCGTGGTTACGCCCGAAGGCAAAGTAGGGTACGTGGACGATGCCGGCCGCGAGTACTTCGACTAA
- a CDS encoding energy transducer TonB, which produces MLHALPITNVRLQPCAVAADKLTSVPGGHFCADCQRVVHDFTNATQLELAAARAASPDGRLCGRFRQAQLAAAPRLRPRLRCFLAALVLVVVQGLSAQQAWAQVRQRPAAPRTQQPTSANQHNSAKQAHHVPLSAKAQQEQLVFVGMEQMPEFKGGQKALLEYLRNNIHYPRTAASGRVFISFIVAKTGAVKDARVVKSADPALDAEALRVVKQMPNWIPAHRNGRPIEVTYTVPITFDSKQ; this is translated from the coding sequence ATGCTCCACGCCCTGCCCATTACCAACGTTCGGCTGCAGCCCTGCGCCGTAGCGGCTGATAAGCTCACGTCCGTGCCGGGCGGGCATTTCTGCGCCGATTGCCAGCGCGTGGTGCACGACTTCACCAACGCTACGCAGCTTGAGTTGGCTGCAGCCCGAGCCGCCTCGCCCGATGGCCGGCTGTGCGGCCGCTTCCGGCAGGCGCAATTGGCGGCGGCACCTAGGCTGCGGCCGAGGTTGCGGTGCTTTTTGGCGGCCTTGGTGCTGGTGGTTGTGCAGGGCTTATCGGCGCAACAGGCGTGGGCGCAGGTGCGGCAACGCCCAGCAGCTCCGCGCACGCAGCAGCCGACTTCTGCTAATCAGCATAACAGCGCGAAGCAAGCTCACCACGTACCACTGTCCGCAAAGGCTCAACAAGAGCAACTGGTTTTCGTGGGGATGGAGCAAATGCCCGAATTTAAAGGCGGGCAAAAGGCTCTGTTGGAATATTTACGCAACAACATTCATTATCCTCGTACCGCAGCCTCGGGTCGGGTATTTATCAGTTTCATTGTTGCAAAAACCGGCGCAGTTAAAGATGCGCGGGTTGTGAAGAGTGCCGATCCGGCGCTTGATGCGGAAGCACTTAGGGTCGTTAAGCAGATGCCCAACTGGATACCGGCTCACCGAAATGGTCGGCCCATCGAAGTGACCTATACCGTACCTATCACCTTCGACAGCAAGCAGTAA